The proteins below are encoded in one region of Sphaerodactylus townsendi isolate TG3544 linkage group LG06, MPM_Stown_v2.3, whole genome shotgun sequence:
- the ADPRS gene encoding ADP-ribosylhydrolase ARH3, which produces MAGSGLAAAATSGSLLSRSRFRGCLLGALMGDCLGGGFEGSESVEWAMLLRFVRSLQDKDEEGDRKTLYYSDDTAMTHSMVRSLLAKQDFDEVDMAKRFAEEYKKDPDRSYGGGVITVFKKLLSPKCRDVFEPARQQFNGKGSYGNGGAMRVAGIPLAYSNVQEVKKFAKLSAELTHANSLGYNGAILQALAIHYALQGELNRDRFLEHLIGHMEDVEMDDKSVADARMLGYEELPFSKRLKKIKELLEQSTVPNSDVLAELGNGIAALHSVPTAIYSFLRCMKSHPDIPEDYNCLQRTIIYCISLGGDTDTIATMAGAIAGAYYGEEQVPQSWTRSCESSEETKEMADSLYELYCQRQRDSGTK; this is translated from the exons ATGGCGGGGAGCGGTTTGGCGGCCGCAGCAACGTCGGGCTCCCTACTCAGCCGGAGCCGGTTCCGGGGCTGCCTTCTCGGGGCCCTGATGGGCGATTGCCTGGGCGGAGGCTTTGAGGGCTCGGAGTCCGTGGAATGGGCAATGTTGCTGCGTTTCGTGCGCTCCTTGCAGGATAAAGACGAGGAGGGCGACAGGA AAACCCTCTACTACAGTGATGACACAGCCATGACACACTCCATGGTGAGGTCTCTGTTGGCCAAGCAAGACTTTGATGAAGTGGATATGGCAAAGAG GTTTGCTGAAGAATACAAGAAAGACCCAGACCGGAGCTATGGAGGGGGTGTTATTACTGTGTTCAAGAAACTCCTCAGCCCCAAATGCAGAGATGTTTTTGAACCAGCAAGACAACAATTTAATGGGAAAGGCTCCTACGGTAATGGTGGTGCTATGAGAGTAGCAGGCATCCCACTGGCATACTCTAATGTTCAAGAAGTGAAGAAG TTTGCTAAACTGAGTGCTGAGCTGACCCACGCCAACTCCTTGGGCTATAACGGAGCCATACTGCAGGCCTTGGCAATTCACTACGCCCTCCAGGGGGAGCTGAATCGAGACCGATTCCTGGAGCACCTGATAGGCCACATGGAAGACGTCGAAATGGATGACAAGTCTGTAGCTGATGCACGAAT GCTTGGTTACGAAGAATTACCCTTTTCAAAACGGCTAAAGAAGATCAAAGAACTTCTGGAGCAGAGCACTGTGCCAAATTCAGATGTGCTGGCTGAATTAG gcaaCGGTATTGCAGCGCTGCATTCAGTCCCTACTGCCATATATTCTTTCCTGCGCTGCATGAAATCTCATCCAGATATTCCTGAGGATTACAACTGCCTTCAGCGGACCATCATCTATTGCATATCCCTGGGTGGGGACACAGATACCATTGCAACCATGGCTGGAGCCATTGCAGGGGCTTATTATGGGGAAGAGCAAGTGCCCCAAAGCTGGACGCGTAGCTGTGAGTCTTCTGAGGAGACCAAGGAAATGGCTGACAGTTTGTATGAACTCTACTGTCAGCGGCAGAGGGACTCTGGTACGAAATAA
- the COL8A2 gene encoding collagen alpha-2(VIII) chain: MLPEMTLLLLLLIGISTVAGGGAGGGYAQIKYMPPVVKGPLGPPFREGKGQYIDMPPPLLPMDLKGEPGPPGKPGPRGPPGPPGYPGKPGTGKPGLHGQPGPAGPPGFSGIGKPGIPGLPGKAGIKGMPGTTGEPGVRGDQGPRGLPGPPGLPGPAGISVNGKPGSSGSPGLPGFRGEPGAKGEPGPRGERGMKGENGVGKPGLSGPRGNAGAPGPAGPPGAMGIGKPGFDGLPGAPGEKGDLGLPGEPGINGQPGPMGPRGPPGVDGIGVPGAAGIPGMQGHLGPKGEPGLRGLPGMPGPTGYGKPGLPGLKGDRGQPGISGALGDKGEPGIDGEPGEMGPPGVTGSPGPPGSMGMPGKHGIPGPKGEPGPAGPGGQPGMRGDQGPSGFVGKPGIPGERGLPGAQGMAGPMGPKGESGFIGLPGVPGQTGIMGPKGDGGIPGQPGLRGPSGIPGLQGPSGPMGPQGLPGLKGEPGFPGPPGNGKVGERGIVGPMGPPGVPGNPGLNGPPGLPGPPGPPGPPGMFDETGIAGLHLPDGGVEGAVLGNGKHGKPQYGRGELSAQMVPAFTAILTLPFPASGMPVKFDRTLYNGHNGYNPVTGIFTCPISGIYYFAYHVHVKGTNIWVALYKNNVPATYTYDEYKKGYLDQASGSAVLELKENDQVWIQMPSDQANGLYSTEYIHSSFSGFLLCPT, from the exons ATGCTCCCTGAAATgaccctgttgctgctgctgttgattgGCATCTCCACAGTAGCtggagggggagcaggaggaggttATGCACAAATCAAATACATGCCGCCTGTGGTGAAAGGACCTCTTGGCCCTCCATTCCGGGAAGGCAAAGGACAGTACATAG ATATGCCGCCACCGCTGCTACCAATGGACCTCAAAGGGGAACCTGGACCTCCTGGGAAGCCGGGCCCAAGAGGTCCTCCTGGCCCACCTGGCTACCCTGGGAAACCAGGCACTGGAAAACCAGGGCTTCATGGCCAACCAGGCCCTGCTGGTCCACCTGGGTTTTCTGGCATAGGCAAGCCAGGTATCCCTGGCCTTCCCGGCAAGGCAGGAATAAAAGGAATGCCTGGTACGACAGGTGAGCCTGGCGTGAGAGGAGACCAAGGGCCAAGAGGCTTGCCGGGTCCACCAGGGTTGCCTGGACCTGCTGGGATTTCTGTTAATGGTAAACCAGGCTCCTCAGGTAGTCCAGGCCTACCAGGATTCCGAGGGGAGCCTGGAGCAAAAGGAGAGCCTGGCCCCCGTGGTGAGCGTGGCATGAAGGGTGAAAACGGAGTTGGAAAACCAGGGTTGTCTGGGCCACGGGGGAATGCAGGAGCCCCTGGCCCCGCAGGGCCTCCAGGAGCTATGGGCATTGGGAAACCTGGATTTGATGGATTGCCTGGTGCCCCAGGTGAAAAAGGTGACTTGGGTCTTCCAGGTGAGCCAGGTATCAATGGGCAGCCTGGGCCTATGGGTCCACGTGGCCCACCTGGAGTTGATGGAATTGGTGTACCAGGTGCTGCTGGCATACCAGGCATGCAAGGCCATCTGGGTCCTAAGGGGGAACCTGGCCTCCGTGGTCTTCCTGGTATGCCTGGGCCTACAGGATATGGGAAGCCAGGTCTGCCTGGCTTAAAAGGAGACCGTGGTCAACCAGGCATATCTGGAGCCCTTGGTGACAAAGGAGAGCCTGGAATAGATGGTGAGCCAGGAGAGATGGGCCCCCCTGGTGTTACTGGGTCACCAGGCCCTCCTGGTTCTATGGGCATGCCAGGCAAGCATGGAATTCCAGGCCCTAAAGGTGAGCCTGGACCAGCTGGGCCTGGAGGACAACCAGGCATGCGTGGGGACCAAGGGCCCAGTGGTtttgtggggaagccggggattCCTGGAGAGAGAGGGTTACCTGGAGCACAAGGGATGGCTGGCCCAATGGGTCCCAAAGGGGAAAGTGGTTTCATAGGGCTTCCTGGGGTGCCAGGACAAACAGGAATCATGGGCCCTAAGGGGGATGGAGGTATCCCAGGGCAACCAGGTCTTCGAGGTCCATCAGGCATACCAGGTTTACAGGGGCCTTCTGGTCCAATGGGCCCACAAGGTTTACCAGGCTTAAAGGGGGAGCCTGGCTTCCCAGGGCCGCCAGGAAATGGCAAAGTAGGTGAGCGAGGAATCGTGGGTCCCATGGGGCCACCAGGGGTTCCTGGAAATCCAGGATTAAATGGGCCACCAGGACTTCCAGGGCCACCGGGACCACCTGGTCCACCAGGGATGTTTGATGAGACAGGCATCGCTGGCCTTCATTTGCCAGATGGAGGTGTAGAGGGAGCAGTGCTGGGGAACGGCAAGCATGGAAAGCCACAGTATGGCAGAGGAGAACTATCTGCCCAGATGGTACCAGCTTTCACCGCCATCTTGACCTTACCATTCCCAGCTTCAGGTATGCCAGTAAAATTCGATAGGACTTTGTACAACGGGCATAATGGCTATAATCCAGTGACTGGGATCTTCACATGTCCCATCTCTGGCATCTACTACTTTGCCTATCATGTCCATGTTAAAGGAACTAATATCTGGGTAGCACTTTACAAGAACAATGTACCTGCCACCTATACTTACGATGAATATAAAAAGGGCTACTTGGACCAGGCTTCCGGTAGTGCTGTGCTTGAACTCAAAGAGAATGACCAAGTCTGGATCCAGATGCCATCGGATCAAGCCAATGGTTTGTACTCCACAGAATACATTCATTCTTCTTTTTCCGGATTCCTTCTCTGCCCTACATAA